One window from the genome of Oreochromis niloticus isolate F11D_XX linkage group LG20, O_niloticus_UMD_NMBU, whole genome shotgun sequence encodes:
- the tbc1d25 gene encoding TBC1 domain family member 25 has protein sequence MEGEEERGVVRVKVKKCDGALPVEFRSFAVDPQITSLEVLQHILIRAFDLNGKRNFSVGYLSRDRSGAEMYLSLVSDWDLDVAFVSAARPFLQLKMDIKPSEDSPVLEDWDIISPKDVIGSEQLLTEKTRSLASAALPFTQSLLSQVGRTLSKVQQAFSWSYGEEIKPFKPPLSDAEFHSYLNGQGQLTRPEELRLRIYHGGVEPSLRKVVWRYLLNVYPDGLSGQERMDYMKRKTREYDQLKREWTTRVSHEDLEFIRGNVLKDVLRTDRAHPYYAGSEDSPHLTALTDLLTTFAITHPQISYCQGMSDIASPILAVMDNEAHAFICFCGIMKRLEGNFRPDGQLMSVKFQHLKLLLQYSDPEFYSYLVSRGADDLFFCYRWLLLELKREFAFDDALRMLEVTWSSLPPDPPETEVELLGPPLEADETMFSNFEDKTVEDYFQDKEQKEKQRRRHMLRPSREEADMNINAIADEMDRQSVSSDKVNVGDECDIPQVTMGKTDLKGAPFERQTSFGEFKYYTARNEDSFDMEEGEQHPPCQQGAVVSETITSIPRRQSTTDTEEDTGEQTPLFKNCDNDVSPPLFPSSQPIWKTGSSVSPMSSVSPSSWPGVSPDSPPKSTSPYASNESEALPRTGLNVSASSTQLPSSTRISSPTTPTARTSIASLSTAPNRSLLSSPILSFGRGTSLSGSRLYSNSLLSPGNKSPSSAANTPSSLKAETTGIKPCSLPPPQEFGKGNPFMLFLCLSILLEHRDHIIKNSLDYNELAMHFDRLVRRHNLSRVLQRAKALFAEYLQSEVWDSEEGDEVSSDSPTTATATQHSPSSAISAKPIYSPLASPQLSSPNSTYNLANTIPSLIAQNSFSTSS, from the exons ATGGAAGGCGAGGAGGAGAGGGGTGTTGTTCGTGTCAAAGTCAAG aaATGTGATGGGGCACTTCCTGTGGAGTTTCGCTCCTTTGCTGTTGATCCCCAGATAACATCGCTGGAGGTTTTGCAGCACATACTTATCAGAGCCTTTGATTTAAATGG GAAGAGAAATTTCAGCGTTGGCTACCTGTCTCGCGATCGCAGTGGTGCTGAAATGTATCTGTCTCTGGTCTCTGACTGGGATTTGGATGTTGCGTTTGTCAGTGCAGCCAGACCATTTCTGCAGCTCAAGATGGATATAAAACCTTCCGAGGACA GCCCTGTTTTGGAAGACTGGGACATCATAAGCCCCAAAGACGTGATTGGCTCTGAGCAGCTTCTCACGGAGAAGACTAGATCTTTGGCATCTGCAGCTCTTCCCTTCACCCAGTCTCTACTGTCCCAG GTGGGCCGGACCCTGTCGAAGGTCCAGCAGGCCTTCAGCTGGTCTTATGGGGAGGAGATCAAGCCTTTCAAGCCCCCTCTAAGTGACGCTGAGTTTCACAGTTACCTTAACGGACAGGGACAGTTGACCCGGCCTGAGGAACTCAGACTGCGAATCTACCATGGGGGTGTGGAGCCGTCGCTGCGGAAG GTGGTTTGGCGTTACCTCCTGAACGTCTATCCAGATGGACTGAGCGGACAGGAGAGAATGGACTACATGAAGAGGAAGACGAGAGAGTATGACCAACTAAAGAGAGAGTGGACAACCCGGGTTAGTCATGAGGACCTTGAATTTATCCGTGGAAACGTTCTCAAAGACGTCCTGAGGACGGATCGAGCTCATCCATACTATGCAGGCTCCGAGGATAGTCCACATTTGACTGCCCTCACAGATCTGCTCACCACATTTGCCATCACTCATCCACAG ATATCTTACTGTCAAGGCATGAGTGACATTGCCTCCCCAATACTTGCAGTAATGGACAACGAGGCACACGCCTTCATTTGCTTTTGTGGCATCATGAAACGCTTAGAAGGAAACTTCCGGCCAGACGGGCAGCTCATGTCTGTTAAGTTCCAGCATCTGAAGCTCCTCCTGCAGTACTCCGACCCTGAATTCTACTCTTACCTAGTGTCCCGAGGAGCTGACGACCTCTTCTTCTGCTACCGTTGGCTTCTTCTGGAGCTTAAACGAGAGTTTGCGTTTGATGATGCTCTAAGAATGCTGGAAGTTACTTGGAGCTCTCTGCCCCCAGATCCTCCTGAAACTGAAGTGGAGCTGCTGGGGCCACCCCTGGAAGCCGACGAAACAATGTTCAGCAACTTTGAGGACAAGACAGTTGAGGACTACTTTCAAGATAAGGAACAAAAAGAGAAGCAGCGTCGACGGCACATGCTGCGACCTTCAAGAGAAGAAGCAGACATGAACATAAATGCCATCGCTGATGAAATGGACAGGCAAAGCGTGAGCTCGGACAAAGTAAATGTGGGTGACGAGTGTGATATCCCTCAGGTAACCATGGGAAAGACAGATCTGAAAGGTGCTCCCTTCGAGAGGCAGACTAGTTTTGGGGAGTTTAAATATTATACTGCCCGAAATGAAGACAGCTTTGATATGGAGGAGGGTGAACAGCATCCTCCATGTCAACAGGGTGCGGTGGTTTCAGAGACAATAACGAGCATCCCGAGGCGCCAATCCACAACTGACACTGAGGAGGACACGGGAGAGCAAACACCACTGTTTAAAAATTGTGATAATGATGTTTCTCCACCTCTTTTCCCAAGCAGCCAACCCATCTGGAAAACTggctcctctgtctctcccaTGTCTTCAGTGTCACCATCGAGTTGGCCTGGTGTTTCTCCAGACTCTCCTCCAAAGTCCACATCACCATACGCAAGCAATGAAAGTGAGGCCTTACCAAGAACTGGCCTAAACGTGTCAGCTTCTTCTACTCAGTTGCCCAGCAGTACGCGCATCAGTTCACCCACAACCCCCACTGCAAGGACATCCATCGCCTCTCTTTCTACTGCTCCAAACAGATCCCTGCTGTCTTCACCCATTTTGTCCTTTGGAAGAGGAACATCTTTGTCTGGTTCCAGGTTGTACTCAAACAGTCTCCTCTCACCTGGCAACAAATCCCCCAGCAGCGCTGCTAATACGCCCAGTTCTCTAAAAGCCGAGACCACTGGCATCAAGCCGTGCTCCTTGCCACCTCCTCAAGAGTTTGGTAAAGGCAACCCCTTCATGCTGTTCCTGTGCTTGTCCATCCTGTTGGAGCACAGAGACCATATCATCAAGAACAGTTTGGATTACAATGAGCTAGCCATGCACTTTGATCGCCTTGTGCGACGGCACAACCTGAGCAGGGTGCTGCAAAGAGCCAAGGCCCTGTTTGCAGAGTACTTGCAAAGTGAAGTGTGGGACTCAGAAGAAGGGGATGAGGTTAGCTCAGACTCCCCAACAACAGCTACTGCTACTCAGCACTCCCCTTCTTCAGCCATCTCAGCTAAGCCCATTTACAGCCCTTTAGCGTCTCCACAGTTATCATCTCCAAATTCAACCTATAATTTGGCGAACACCATTCCTTCTCTGATAGCTCAAAATTCGTTTTCCACCAGTTCCTGA
- the efhd2 gene encoding EF-hand domain-containing protein D2, giving the protein MATDELSSKLSRRLQIEEGAEDPVAVDAPGQHTGSEEKPNTANANSELGAKLLRREELNEGIGEHSLPSMKIFNPYTEFKEFSRKQIKDMETLFKTYDAGKDNYIDLMELKLMMEKLGAPQTHIGLKNMIKEVDEDLDNKLSFREFLLIFRKAAAGELAEDSGLCALARLSEIDVSTEGVKGAKTFFEAKVKAINESNRFESEIRQEQEAKKKQAEEQKQRRAAFKELQSAFK; this is encoded by the exons ATGGCCACAGATGAGCTCTCGTCCAAACTCAGCCGTCGGCTGCAGATAGAAGAAGGAGCCGAGGATCCTGTCGCCGTGGATGCTCCCGGACAGCACACTGGTTCGGAAGAGAAACCGAATACGGCCAACGCAAATTCGGAGCTGGGCGCTAAACTGTTGCGGCGAGAAGAGCTGAACGAGGGGATTGGTGAACACTCCCTACCCAGCATGAAGATCTTCAACCCCTACACCGAGTTTAAAGAGTTCTCTCGAAAGCAGATCAAAGATATGGAAACTTTGTTCAAAAC GTATGATGCTGGTAAGGACAACTACATTGACCTAATGGAGCTGAAGCTGATGATGGAGAAGCTTGGAGCTCCACAGACACACATTGGCTTGAAGAACATGATCAAAGAGGTGGATGAAGACCTAGACAACAAGCTCAGCTTCAGAGAG TTCCTACTGATTTTCAGGAAGGCAGCAGCAGGAGAGCTGGCAGAGGACAGCGGCCTCTGTGCCCTTGCTCGCCTCTCTGAAATTGACGTCTCTACAGAGGGGGTCAAAGGAGCCAAGACCTTTTTTGAAGCTAAA GTCAAGGCCATCAATGAATCCAACCGATTTGAGTCGGAGATCCGCCAGGAACAAGAGGCCAAGAAAAAGCAAGCtgaggagcagaaacaaagacGAGCCGCATTCAAAGAACTGCAGTCAGCTTTCAAATAA